The following are encoded together in the Equus przewalskii isolate Varuska chromosome 14, EquPr2, whole genome shotgun sequence genome:
- the CHCHD5 gene encoding coiled-coil-helix-coiled-coil-helix domain-containing protein 5 isoform X2 translates to MQAALEVTARYCGRELEQYGQCVAAKPETWQRDCHHLKMSIARCTSSHPIIRQIRQACAEPFEAFEECLRQNEAAVGNCAEHVRRFLQCAEQVQPPHSPSTVEVFSGGGEEASTKLPEPVSSSTRWS, encoded by the exons AT GCAGGCGGCCCTGGAGGTCACTGCACGCTACTGTGGCCGGGAGCTGGAGCAGTATGGCCAGTGTGTGGCAGCGAAGCCTGAGACATGGCAGAGAGACTGTCACCACCTTAAGATGAGCATCGCTCGATGCACATCCTCCCA CCCAATCATCCGTCAGATCCGCCAGGCCTGTGCTGAGCCTTTTGAGGCCTTTGAGGAGTGTCTTCGACAGAATGAGGCAGCAGTGGGAAACTGTGCAGAGCATGTACGCCGCTTCCTGCAGTGTGCTGAGCAGGTGCAACCGCCACATTCACCCTCGACTGTGGAG GTTTTTtcgggaggaggtgaggaggcaaGTACTAAGctccctgagcctgtttcttcctcTACAAGATGGAGCTAA
- the CHCHD5 gene encoding coiled-coil-helix-coiled-coil-helix domain-containing protein 5 isoform X4: MQAALEVTARYCGRELEQYGQCVAAKPETWQRDCHHLKMSIARCTSSHPIIRQIRQACAEPFEAFEECLRQNEAAVGNCAEHVRRFLQCAEQVQPPHSPSTVEAQPLPAS, encoded by the exons AT GCAGGCGGCCCTGGAGGTCACTGCACGCTACTGTGGCCGGGAGCTGGAGCAGTATGGCCAGTGTGTGGCAGCGAAGCCTGAGACATGGCAGAGAGACTGTCACCACCTTAAGATGAGCATCGCTCGATGCACATCCTCCCA CCCAATCATCCGTCAGATCCGCCAGGCCTGTGCTGAGCCTTTTGAGGCCTTTGAGGAGTGTCTTCGACAGAATGAGGCAGCAGTGGGAAACTGTGCAGAGCATGTACGCCGCTTCCTGCAGTGTGCTGAGCAGGTGCAACCGCCACATTCACCCTCGACTGTGGAG GCACAGCCACTTCCCGCCTCCTGA
- the CHCHD5 gene encoding coiled-coil-helix-coiled-coil-helix domain-containing protein 5 isoform X1, with amino-acid sequence MPHRQAALEVTARYCGRELEQYGQCVAAKPETWQRDCHHLKMSIARCTSSHPIIRQIRQACAEPFEAFEECLRQNEAAVGNCAEHVRRFLQCAEQVQPPHSPSTVEVFSGGGEEASTKLPEPVSSSTRWS; translated from the exons ATGCCCCACAGGCAGGCGGCCCTGGAGGTCACTGCACGCTACTGTGGCCGGGAGCTGGAGCAGTATGGCCAGTGTGTGGCAGCGAAGCCTGAGACATGGCAGAGAGACTGTCACCACCTTAAGATGAGCATCGCTCGATGCACATCCTCCCA CCCAATCATCCGTCAGATCCGCCAGGCCTGTGCTGAGCCTTTTGAGGCCTTTGAGGAGTGTCTTCGACAGAATGAGGCAGCAGTGGGAAACTGTGCAGAGCATGTACGCCGCTTCCTGCAGTGTGCTGAGCAGGTGCAACCGCCACATTCACCCTCGACTGTGGAG GTTTTTtcgggaggaggtgaggaggcaaGTACTAAGctccctgagcctgtttcttcctcTACAAGATGGAGCTAA
- the CHCHD5 gene encoding coiled-coil-helix-coiled-coil-helix domain-containing protein 5 isoform X3, giving the protein MPHRQAALEVTARYCGRELEQYGQCVAAKPETWQRDCHHLKMSIARCTSSHPIIRQIRQACAEPFEAFEECLRQNEAAVGNCAEHVRRFLQCAEQVQPPHSPSTVEAQPLPAS; this is encoded by the exons ATGCCCCACAGGCAGGCGGCCCTGGAGGTCACTGCACGCTACTGTGGCCGGGAGCTGGAGCAGTATGGCCAGTGTGTGGCAGCGAAGCCTGAGACATGGCAGAGAGACTGTCACCACCTTAAGATGAGCATCGCTCGATGCACATCCTCCCA CCCAATCATCCGTCAGATCCGCCAGGCCTGTGCTGAGCCTTTTGAGGCCTTTGAGGAGTGTCTTCGACAGAATGAGGCAGCAGTGGGAAACTGTGCAGAGCATGTACGCCGCTTCCTGCAGTGTGCTGAGCAGGTGCAACCGCCACATTCACCCTCGACTGTGGAG GCACAGCCACTTCCCGCCTCCTGA